Genomic DNA from Mycobacteroides chelonae CCUG 47445:
ACATCGTCTCCGGTGACGGTCTGCACCGAGGCCCCAATATCGTTGGCCAGTCGGCGTACCCGCGCCATGACCGCCGTCGATGCCCCGACCAGTCCGTCGCCCCGCACCACGTGGACTACCAGGAGTTCGGCGCTCGACTTGGCGGCGATACGGCTTGCCCGCCGCACCAGGGTCTCCGATTCAGGACCGCCCGTGACCGCGACGACTACGCGCTCACGTGCCTCCCAGGTCTTGGTGATCCTGTTATCCGAACGGTATTTGGCAAGCGCGGCGTCCACCTGATCGGCGAGCCACAGCAGCGCCAGCTCACGCAGCGCCGTCAGATTGCCTGTCCGGAAGTAGTTACTCAGCGCCGATCCCACCTTTTCCGGCGCATAAACATTGCCGTGAACCATCCTGCGCCGCAATGCCTCCGGCGTGATGTCCACGAGCTCAACCTGCTCGGCACGTCGCACCACAGCATCGGGGACGGTCTCGCGCTGCACGATTCCGGTGATCTGTTCGACAACGTCGTTCAGGCTTTCCAGGTGCTGCACGTTGATGGTGGTCAGCACATCGATCCCGGCGTCCAGGATCTCGTCGATATCCTGCCAGCGCTTCGGATTCCGGCTACCCGGCGCATTGGTGTGCGCCATCTCGTCGATGAGTACCAGCGCCGGCTTGCGGGCCAGCACCGCATCGACATCCAGCTCGTGCATGAGCGTGCCGCGGTAGGTCGTCTCCTTGGGCGGAATGAGCTCTAAGCCGTCGAGCATCTCCGCGGTCTTGGAGCGACCATGCGTTTCTACCGTTGCCGCGACCACATCGGTGCCACGTCCGGCCCGGCGGTGTGCCTCGTTGAGCATGGCGTAGGTCTTTCCTACACCGGGTGCGGCCCCCAGGTAGATCCGCAAAGTCCCGCGTGCGCGAAGACCGTCAGGCACCGTCTCTCCTTCATCGGCAGGGTGGGCCGGTCAGGCCCAGTGCCACGTTCAGTGTGGGGACGTTGACGCGCGGCTCTCCCAGAATGCCCCATTGCCGGGAAGACGTGTGTGCTTGTACCAACTCCGCGAGCCGCGCCGCGCCCACGCCGGTGGCTGCAGCCACCCGCGGTATCTGCAGCGCCGCATACTCCGGGCTGATATCGGGGTCCAGACTCGAACCGGAACCGGTCACTGCGTCGGCGGGAATCCGTGCGGGATCAACGCTCTCGCGCCGGGCGATGGCGGCTCGGCGAGTATCGATATCCGTCTTCAGCTTCTCACTGTTCGGTCCCTGGTTGGAAGGCACTC
This window encodes:
- a CDS encoding potassium-transporting ATPase subunit C: MTKISIAWLRQCVAGLVVLLSLTVVLGVAYPAAVWLFGRIDSRSAEGSPLTDRNGCVVGSALIGVDPQASGPDPYFHTRASGDPAAGVPSNQGPNSEKLKTDIDTRRAAIARRESVDPARIPADAVTGSGSSLDPDISPEYAALQIPRVAAATGVGAARLAELVQAHTSSRQWGILGEPRVNVPTLNVALGLTGPPCR